The Papio anubis isolate 15944 chromosome 1, Panubis1.0, whole genome shotgun sequence genome window below encodes:
- the RO60 gene encoding 60 kDa SS-A/Ro ribonucleoprotein, giving the protein MEESVNQMQPLNEKQIANSQDGYVWQVTDMNRLHRFLCFGSEGGTYYIKEQKLGLENAEALIRLIEDGRGCEVIQEIKLFSQEGRTTKQEPMLFALAICSQCSDISTKQAAFKAVSEVCRIPTHLFTFIQFKKDLKESMKCGMWGRALRKAIADWYNEKGGMALALAVTKYKQRNGWSHKDLLRLSHLKPSSEGLAIVTKYITKGWKEVHELYKEKALSVETEKLLKYLEAVEKVKRTRDELEVIHLIEEHRLVREHLLTNHLKSKEVWKALLQEMPLTALLRNLGKMTANSVLEPGNSEVSLVCEKLCNEKLLKKARIHPFHILIALETYKTGHGLRGKLKWRPDEEILKALDVAFYKTFKTVEPTGKRFLLAVDVSASMNQRVLGSILNASTVAAAMCMVVTRTEKDSYVVAFSNEMVPCPVTTDMTLQQVLMAMSQIPAGGTDCSLPMIWAQKTNTPADVFIVFTDNETFAGGVHPAVALREYRKKMDIPAKLIVCGMTSNGFTIADPDDRGMLDMCGFDTGALDVIRNFTLDMI; this is encoded by the exons atggaGGAATCCGTAAACCAAATGCAGCCATTGAATGAGAAGCAGATAGCCAATTCTCAGGATGGATATGTATGGCAAGTCACTGACATGAATCGACTACACCGGTTCTTATGTTTCGGTTCTGAAGGTGGGACTTATTATATCAAAGAACAGAAGTTGGGCCTTGAAAATGCTGAAGCTTTAATTAGATTGATTGAAGATGGCAGAGGATGTGAAGTGATAcaagaaataaagttatttagTCAAGAAGGCAGAACCACAAAGCAAGAGCCTATGCTCTTTGCACTTGCCATTTGTTCCCAGTGCTCCGACATAAGCACAAAACAAGCAGCATTTAAAGCTGTTTCTGAAGTTTGCCGCATTCCTACCCATCTCTTTACTTTTATCCAGTTTAAGAAAGATCTGAAGGAAAGCATGAAATGTGGCATGTGGGGTCGTGCCCTCCGGAAGGCTATCGCGGACTGGTACAACGAGAAAGGTGGCATGGCCCTTGCTCTGGCAGTTACAAAATATAAACAGAGAAATGGCTGGTCTCACAAAGATCTATTAAGATTGTCACATCTTAAACCTTCCAGTGAAG GACTTGCAATTGTGACCAAATATATTACAAAAGGCTGGAAAGAAGTTCATGAATTGTATAAAGAAAAAGCACTCTCTGTGGAgactgaaaaattattaaagtatcTGGAGGCTGTAGAGAAAGTGAAGCGCACAAGAGATGAGCTAGAAGTCATTCATCTAATAGAAGAACATAGATTAGTTAGAGAACATCTTTTAACAAATCACTTAAAGTCGAAAGAG GTATGGAAGGCTTTGTTACAAGAAATGCCTCTTACTGCGTTACTAAGGAATCTAGGAAAGATGACTGCTAATTCAGTACTTGAACCAGGAAATTCAGAAGTATCTTTAGTATGTGAAAAACTGTGTaatgaaaaactattaaaaaag gcTCGTATACATCCATTTCATATTTTGATCGCATTAGAAACTTACAAGACAGGTCATGGGCTGAGAGGAAAACTGAAGTGGCGCCCTGATGAAGAAATTTTGAAAGCATTGGATGTtgctttttataaaacatttaag aCAGTTGAACCAACTGGAAAACGTTTCTTACTAGCTGTTGATGTCAGTGCTTCTATGAACCAAAGAGTTTTGGGTAGTATACTCAACGCTAGTACAGTTGCTGCAGCAATGTGCATG gttgtcacaagaacagaaaaagattCTTACGTAGTTGCTTTTTCCAATGAAATGGTACCATGTCCAGTGACTACAGATATGACCTTACAACAGGTTTTAATGGCTATGAGTCAG ATCCCAGCAGGTGGAACTGATTGCTCTCTTCCAATGATCTGGGCTCAGAAGACAAACACACCTGCTGATGTCTTCATTGTATTCACTGATAATGAGACCTTTGCTGGAGGTGTCCATCCTGCTGTTGCTCTGAGGGAGTATCGAAAG AAAATGGATATTCCAGCTAAACTGATTGTTTGTGGAATGACATCAAATGGTTTTACCATTGCAGACCCAGATGATAGAGGCATGTTGGATATGTGTGGCTTTGATACTGGAGCTCTGGATGTAATTCGGAATTTCACATTAGATATGATTTAA